In a single window of the Caulobacter soli genome:
- the ettA gene encoding energy-dependent translational throttle protein EttA produces MAQQYIFQMQGLTKAFPGGKKIFENIWLSFYSDAKIGVVGVNGSGKSTLLKIMAGLDKEFSGEAKAAEGIRRGYLPQEPVLDPTLDVWGNVIADCEDKQIFDRYNAAANKLGEDYSDELMEEMTKLQEIIDARDLWDIDSKVEMAIDALRCPPNDANIESLSGGEKRRIALARLLLSKPDIMLLDEPTNHLDAESVAWLQHHLENFPGCVILVTHDRYFLDQVTKWTLELDRGKGIPYEGNYSGWLEQKQKRVVQEQSESESRQRALTRELEWVRSSPKARQSKSKARLASYEEMVTAQENARAAQTQAHIQIPPGPRLGNVVLEVTGLEKEYGDKVLFKDLNFKLPPNGIVGVIGPNGAGKSTLFKLITGREQPDQGTVKVGETVKLSYVDQSRDALDPNKTIWEEVSGGTDVMIVGKREINSRAYVGSFNFKGGDQQKKVGLLSGGERNRVHLAKTLATGGNLLLLDEPTNDLDIETLQALEEALEEFAGCAVVISHDRWFLDRLATHILAFEGDSHVEWFEGNFEMYEEDKKRRLGADSLIPKRIKFQKFAR; encoded by the coding sequence ATGGCTCAGCAATACATTTTCCAGATGCAGGGCCTGACCAAGGCCTTTCCCGGCGGCAAGAAGATCTTCGAGAACATCTGGCTGTCGTTCTATTCCGACGCCAAGATCGGCGTCGTGGGCGTCAACGGCTCGGGTAAGTCGACCCTGCTGAAGATCATGGCCGGCCTGGACAAGGAATTCTCGGGCGAGGCCAAGGCCGCCGAGGGCATCCGCCGCGGCTATCTCCCGCAGGAGCCGGTGCTGGATCCGACCCTGGACGTCTGGGGCAATGTCATCGCCGACTGCGAGGACAAGCAGATCTTCGACCGCTACAACGCGGCCGCCAACAAGCTCGGCGAGGACTATTCCGACGAGCTGATGGAGGAGATGACCAAGCTCCAGGAGATCATCGACGCCCGCGACCTGTGGGACATCGACTCCAAGGTCGAGATGGCCATCGACGCCCTGCGTTGCCCGCCCAACGACGCCAACATCGAAAGCCTGTCGGGCGGTGAGAAGCGCCGCATCGCGCTGGCGCGCCTGCTGCTCAGCAAGCCCGACATCATGCTGCTGGACGAACCGACCAACCACCTGGACGCCGAGTCGGTGGCCTGGCTGCAGCACCACCTGGAAAACTTCCCGGGCTGCGTGATCCTGGTCACCCACGATCGCTACTTCCTGGATCAGGTCACCAAGTGGACCCTGGAGCTGGATCGCGGCAAGGGCATCCCCTACGAGGGCAACTACTCCGGCTGGCTGGAGCAGAAGCAGAAGCGCGTCGTCCAGGAGCAGTCGGAGTCCGAGTCCCGCCAGCGCGCCCTGACCCGCGAACTGGAATGGGTCCGCTCCTCGCCCAAGGCCCGTCAGTCCAAGTCGAAGGCCCGCCTGGCGTCGTACGAGGAAATGGTCACCGCGCAGGAGAACGCCCGCGCCGCCCAGACCCAGGCCCACATCCAGATCCCGCCGGGCCCGCGCCTGGGCAACGTGGTCTTGGAAGTCACCGGCCTTGAAAAGGAATACGGCGACAAGGTCCTGTTCAAGGACCTGAACTTCAAGCTGCCGCCGAACGGCATCGTCGGCGTCATCGGCCCCAACGGCGCCGGCAAGTCGACGCTGTTCAAGCTGATCACCGGCCGCGAACAGCCCGACCAGGGCACGGTCAAGGTCGGCGAGACCGTCAAGCTGTCGTATGTCGACCAGTCGCGCGACGCGCTGGATCCCAACAAGACCATCTGGGAGGAAGTCTCGGGCGGCACCGACGTGATGATCGTCGGCAAGCGCGAGATCAACAGCCGCGCCTATGTGGGCAGCTTCAACTTCAAGGGCGGCGACCAGCAGAAGAAGGTCGGCCTGCTGTCGGGCGGTGAGCGCAACCGCGTCCACCTAGCCAAGACCCTGGCCACCGGCGGCAACCTGCTGCTGCTCGACGAACCGACCAACGACCTGGACATCGAAACCTTGCAGGCCCTGGAAGAGGCGCTGGAAGAGTTCGCCGGCTGCGCCGTGGTCATCAGCCACGATCGCTGGTTCCTGGACCGTCTGGCGACCCACATCCTGGCCTTCGAGGGCGACAGCCACGTCGAATGGTTCGAAGGCAACTTCGAGATGTACGAGGAAGACAAGAAGCGCCGCCTGGGCGCCGACAGCCTGATCCCCAAGCGCATCAAGTTCCAGAAGTTCGCCCGCTAA
- a CDS encoding TonB-dependent receptor, with product MKRHLMLGGAFCALLLAAPHLALAAEPVAAADAPAAAPGDANEVDAVVVLGQGQSRQVQTISATQVEVLTPGSSPLKAVEMLPGVSFQSADAFGSYEWSTRIAIRGFDQSRLGFTLDGVPLGDMSYGNYNGLHISRAIASEDIGKVELAQGAGSLSTASTSNLGGTLQFFSRAPTEDMHLQVDATAGSDEMHRVFGRFDSGAIAQLGGLRGYISIADQKSDKWKGGGEQKQKQYDGKLVLPLGEDGSLTAFWNHSERREQDYQDMSFDMIKRLGRSWDNFQPNWQAAIGVGQILNNPANYAGANAPLNASGYWSGKGTNPYLAYGVANPDDAYYAGAGIRDDDLYALTLKEKLGERVRFDVTAYGHQNQGQGLWYTPYTASPGYGTAGSNAAPLSIRTTEYDIDRNGVIGNVYVDLGAHAISGGFWYEDNDFHQARRFYAETLSAPSRNPLDFQSNPFLTSWDYKFNTKTTTGYLQDVWTVTDALKVNFGFKALKVENEVSTVAGNKMAGKIESKDNFLPQVGVVYDLHNGLEFFGGYTENMAAFVSAATSGPFASQNQTVVNFVSDNLKPETSKTFEGGARFHNDRFQGVVALYDVKFDNRLDSASTAPPILGLPAVLSNVGSVTTKGIELAGEYRLSDAWSLYGSYAYNDSKYDDDVLNADGSVAMKTKDKDVVFTPKTLAKAELKFDKNGWFANLGVDVVSSRWYTFENNGGKVEGYTLANLSVGYRFVDAPQDSLLHGLEVQANFTNITDQDYISTVGSGGASKADPGGNAMTLLPGAPSQSYITIRKTF from the coding sequence ATGAAAAGACATCTGATGCTGGGCGGGGCCTTCTGCGCCTTGCTGTTGGCCGCGCCGCACCTGGCCCTGGCCGCCGAACCCGTCGCCGCCGCCGACGCGCCCGCCGCCGCGCCGGGCGACGCCAACGAAGTCGACGCCGTCGTCGTGCTGGGCCAAGGCCAAAGCCGTCAGGTCCAGACGATCAGCGCCACCCAAGTCGAAGTCCTGACGCCGGGCTCCAGCCCGCTGAAGGCCGTCGAGATGCTTCCGGGCGTCAGCTTCCAGTCGGCCGACGCCTTCGGCTCGTACGAATGGTCCACGCGCATCGCCATCCGCGGCTTCGACCAGAGCCGCCTGGGCTTCACCCTGGACGGCGTGCCGCTGGGCGACATGAGCTACGGCAACTACAACGGCCTGCACATCAGCCGCGCCATCGCCAGCGAAGACATCGGCAAGGTCGAACTGGCCCAAGGCGCCGGCTCGCTGTCGACCGCCTCGACCTCGAACCTGGGCGGCACGCTGCAGTTCTTCTCGCGCGCCCCCACCGAAGACATGCATCTGCAGGTCGACGCCACCGCCGGCTCGGATGAGATGCACCGTGTGTTCGGTCGCTTCGACAGCGGCGCCATCGCCCAGCTGGGCGGCCTGCGCGGCTACATCTCGATCGCCGACCAGAAGTCCGACAAGTGGAAGGGCGGCGGCGAGCAGAAGCAGAAGCAGTACGACGGCAAGCTCGTCCTGCCGCTGGGCGAAGACGGCTCGCTGACCGCGTTCTGGAACCACTCCGAGCGCCGCGAGCAGGACTACCAGGACATGTCGTTCGACATGATCAAGCGCCTGGGCCGCAGCTGGGACAACTTCCAACCCAACTGGCAAGCCGCCATCGGCGTGGGCCAGATCCTGAACAATCCGGCCAACTACGCCGGCGCCAACGCCCCGCTCAACGCCTCGGGCTATTGGTCGGGCAAGGGCACGAACCCGTACCTGGCCTACGGCGTCGCCAACCCCGACGACGCCTACTACGCCGGCGCCGGCATCCGCGACGACGACCTCTACGCCCTCACGCTGAAGGAAAAGCTGGGGGAGCGGGTTCGGTTCGACGTGACCGCCTACGGTCACCAGAACCAGGGCCAGGGCCTGTGGTACACGCCCTACACCGCCAGCCCCGGCTACGGCACGGCCGGTTCGAACGCCGCCCCGCTGTCGATCCGCACCACCGAATACGACATCGACCGCAACGGCGTGATCGGCAATGTCTATGTCGACCTGGGCGCCCACGCGATCAGCGGCGGCTTCTGGTACGAGGACAACGACTTCCACCAGGCTCGCCGCTTCTACGCCGAGACCCTCAGCGCCCCGTCGCGCAACCCGCTGGACTTCCAGTCCAACCCGTTCCTGACGTCGTGGGACTACAAGTTCAACACCAAGACCACGACCGGCTACCTGCAGGACGTCTGGACCGTCACCGACGCCCTGAAGGTCAACTTCGGCTTCAAGGCCCTGAAGGTCGAGAACGAAGTGTCGACCGTCGCCGGCAACAAGATGGCCGGCAAGATCGAGAGCAAGGACAACTTCCTGCCGCAAGTCGGCGTGGTCTATGACCTGCACAACGGCCTGGAGTTCTTCGGCGGCTACACCGAGAACATGGCCGCCTTCGTCTCGGCCGCCACCTCGGGTCCGTTCGCCTCGCAGAACCAGACCGTCGTCAACTTCGTCAGCGACAACCTGAAGCCGGAAACCTCCAAGACCTTCGAAGGCGGCGCGCGTTTCCACAACGACCGCTTCCAGGGCGTGGTGGCCTTGTATGACGTCAAGTTCGACAACCGTCTCGACAGCGCCAGCACGGCTCCGCCGATCCTGGGCCTGCCGGCGGTTCTGTCGAACGTCGGTTCGGTCACCACCAAGGGCATCGAGCTGGCCGGCGAATACCGCCTGAGCGACGCCTGGTCGCTGTACGGCTCCTACGCCTACAACGACTCCAAGTACGACGACGACGTGCTGAACGCCGACGGCAGCGTGGCCATGAAGACCAAGGACAAGGACGTGGTCTTCACGCCCAAGACCCTGGCCAAGGCCGAGCTGAAGTTCGACAAGAACGGCTGGTTCGCCAATCTGGGCGTCGATGTGGTCAGCTCGCGCTGGTACACGTTCGAGAACAACGGCGGCAAGGTCGAGGGCTACACCCTGGCCAACCTGTCGGTCGGCTACCGCTTCGTCGACGCGCCGCAGGACTCCCTGCTGCACGGCCTCGAAGTGCAGGCCAACTTCACCAACATCACCGACCAGGACTACATCTCGACGGTCGGTTCGGGCGGCGCCAGCAAGGCCGATCCGGGCGGCAACGCCATGACCCTGCTGCCGGGCGCGCCCAGCCAGTCCTACATCACGATCCGCAAGACCTTCTAA
- a CDS encoding SPFH domain-containing protein, giving the protein MSNVLALGPLVGSALFVVLVAAAFVALSGMVRYIGNTRVAVVEKLWSRRGSIAGGLIALKEEAGFQPDVLRGGLHFFFPFQYRLHVQTLVTIPQGRIGYVFARDGAPLQADQALATHPEGVDFQNARAFLEAGGQKGPQRKILREGAYAINLAQFVVVTKDRTFALSLDRDEAALLAQMSEIIEERGGFEPVVIKDADDQIGVITVHDGPGLASGELIAPLVGGDPDDPATFHNSFQEAGKFLAAGGRKGRQLQVLVEGTYYINRLFATVERINKTVVEVGQVGVVVSYTGALGADTSGEGYRHGELVANGERGVWRDPLLPGKYAFNTYAGRVTMVPTTNFILKWETMAVGSHKFDENLAEVSLITRDAFEPTLPVSVVVHIDYRKAPLVIQRFGDIKKLVEQTLDPMVSAYFKNIGQTRTLIELLQDRSAIQGQSSEEMKAKFGLYNLELQEVLIGTPRPSASGDDQIEKILTQLRQRQIADEQVGTYERQKFAAQKERELREAEALAKQQTAITESQLSIQVQQNAGKANLARSEQEAQQRRTLAKAEADATRLLGEGEAGKVVALARAEAERVTKVGLATAEAIASQVEASGGARYQLARQVAERFAEALETSGVDVVPKVQISGAGGDGASGGVMQALLTLLMSEKLGLAVEAAPVRYEEEQA; this is encoded by the coding sequence ATGTCTAACGTCTTGGCGTTGGGACCGCTGGTCGGTTCGGCGCTTTTCGTCGTGCTCGTCGCAGCGGCGTTCGTCGCGCTCTCGGGCATGGTCCGCTACATCGGCAACACCCGCGTGGCGGTGGTCGAGAAGCTGTGGAGCCGGCGCGGCTCGATCGCCGGCGGCCTGATCGCGCTGAAGGAGGAGGCCGGCTTCCAGCCTGACGTCCTGCGCGGCGGTCTGCACTTCTTCTTCCCGTTCCAGTACCGGCTGCACGTCCAGACCCTGGTGACGATCCCGCAGGGGCGGATCGGCTATGTCTTCGCCCGTGACGGCGCGCCGCTGCAGGCCGACCAGGCGCTGGCGACGCACCCGGAAGGCGTCGACTTCCAGAACGCCCGCGCCTTCCTCGAGGCGGGCGGCCAGAAGGGCCCGCAGCGCAAGATCCTGCGCGAGGGCGCCTACGCCATCAACCTGGCCCAGTTCGTGGTGGTGACCAAGGACCGGACCTTCGCGCTCAGCCTGGACCGCGACGAGGCGGCCCTGCTGGCCCAGATGTCGGAGATCATCGAGGAGCGCGGCGGTTTCGAGCCGGTCGTGATCAAGGACGCCGACGACCAGATCGGGGTGATCACCGTGCACGATGGCCCAGGCCTGGCCTCGGGCGAGCTGATCGCGCCGCTGGTGGGCGGCGACCCGGACGATCCGGCGACGTTCCACAACAGCTTCCAGGAGGCTGGCAAGTTCCTGGCCGCCGGCGGCCGCAAGGGGCGCCAGCTGCAGGTGCTGGTCGAAGGCACCTACTACATCAACCGGCTGTTCGCGACCGTCGAGCGGATCAACAAGACCGTGGTCGAGGTCGGCCAGGTGGGCGTGGTGGTGTCCTATACCGGCGCGCTGGGGGCCGACACCTCGGGCGAGGGCTATCGTCACGGGGAGCTGGTGGCCAATGGCGAGCGCGGCGTGTGGCGCGATCCGCTGCTGCCGGGCAAGTACGCCTTCAACACCTATGCCGGCCGCGTGACCATGGTGCCGACCACCAATTTCATCCTGAAGTGGGAGACGATGGCCGTGGGCTCGCACAAGTTCGACGAGAACCTGGCCGAGGTGTCGCTGATCACCCGCGACGCGTTCGAGCCGACCCTGCCGGTCTCGGTCGTGGTGCACATCGACTACCGCAAGGCGCCGCTGGTCATCCAACGGTTCGGCGACATCAAGAAGCTGGTCGAGCAGACCCTGGACCCGATGGTCAGCGCCTACTTCAAGAACATCGGCCAGACCCGCACCCTGATCGAGCTGCTGCAGGACCGCAGCGCGATCCAGGGCCAGTCGAGCGAGGAGATGAAGGCCAAGTTCGGCCTCTATAACCTCGAGCTGCAGGAGGTGCTGATCGGCACGCCGCGTCCGTCGGCCAGCGGCGACGACCAGATCGAGAAGATCCTGACCCAGCTGCGCCAGCGGCAGATCGCCGACGAGCAGGTCGGCACCTATGAGCGGCAGAAGTTCGCCGCCCAGAAGGAGCGCGAGCTGCGCGAGGCCGAGGCCTTGGCCAAGCAGCAGACGGCGATCACCGAGAGCCAGCTGTCGATCCAGGTGCAGCAGAACGCCGGTAAGGCCAACCTGGCGCGTTCGGAACAGGAGGCCCAGCAGCGCCGGACCCTGGCCAAGGCCGAGGCCGACGCCACCCGCCTGCTCGGCGAGGGCGAGGCCGGCAAGGTCGTGGCCCTGGCCCGGGCCGAGGCCGAACGGGTGACCAAGGTGGGCCTGGCCACCGCCGAGGCCATCGCCAGCCAGGTCGAGGCCTCGGGCGGCGCCCGCTACCAGCTGGCACGCCAGGTCGCCGAGCGCTTCGCCGAGGCCCTGGAAACCAGCGGCGTCGACGTGGTGCCCAAGGTGCAGATCAGCGGCGCGGGCGGCGACGGCGCCTCGGGCGGGGTGATGCAGGCCCTGCTCACCCTGCTGATGTCCGAGAAGCTGGGCCTGGCGGTCGAGGCCGCTCCGGTCCGGTACGAGGAGGAGCAGGCCTAA
- a CDS encoding S9 family peptidase, which yields MIRPSLLAITACLALSSPVLAEKLTPERIFADPALNGPTAKGVALSPDGKRVTYLKGKAEAANVQDLWAADVKGGEPYRLIDSAALSSGTKELSEAEKARRERTRTSARGIVEYSWDEEGRFILVPLDGDLYLDSIADGKVTRLTQTPGDEVDAKVSPKGGFVSYVRDQNLYIKALAGGAEKALTTQGKDALSFGTSEFVAQEEMDRFTGYWWNPNETSIAYTRVDESTVDVIPRADIGPGGAKVVEQRYPRAGRPNAVVDLFVQDLATGKTVQIDLGPNKDIYVARVDWSADGKTLYVQRQTRDQKTVELIAYDPATGSNQIVGGKTIVTDTDAHWIELSDDFKPLKDGTFLWSSEKSGYKHLYHYAASGKLIAQITQGDWPVNALEGVDEARKTAIFTASIDTPLERRVYEVSYAKPGKPKALTPAGGWWTAKVAETGGAFTAGYSDPKTPPQTALYDATGKRVRWIEENKLDASHPYWPYAANLPVPEYGRLKAADGEVLHYEILKPIGFDPAKKYPAIVSVYGGPHAQTVSRSWQKVGERPYLEDGYVIFKLDNRGSSNRSAKFKRALDRRMGTVEVEDQLLGAKFLGGLPYVDPDKLGVMGWSYGGFMTLMLMTAPDTPFKAGAAGAPPTEWGLYDTHYTEQFMGKPDENKDGYANSDVLNRLKNLKPNSLLLLHGMADDNVIFENSTRLIAAMETRAIPFEMMLYPGERHSAPGSKTKGLHVLKTHLQFFDRQLKGQ from the coding sequence ATGATCAGACCCTCGCTCCTGGCCATCACGGCCTGCCTCGCCCTCTCCTCGCCGGTTCTGGCGGAAAAGCTGACCCCGGAGCGGATCTTCGCCGACCCCGCCCTGAACGGCCCCACGGCCAAGGGCGTGGCCCTGTCGCCGGACGGCAAGCGCGTCACCTATCTGAAGGGCAAGGCCGAGGCGGCCAACGTCCAGGACCTGTGGGCGGCCGACGTCAAGGGCGGCGAGCCCTATCGCCTGATCGACTCAGCGGCCCTGTCGTCGGGAACCAAGGAACTGTCGGAGGCCGAGAAGGCCCGCCGCGAGCGCACCCGCACCTCGGCGCGCGGCATCGTCGAATACAGCTGGGACGAGGAAGGCCGCTTCATCCTCGTGCCGCTGGACGGCGACCTCTATCTGGACAGCATCGCCGATGGCAAGGTCACCCGCCTGACGCAGACCCCGGGCGACGAGGTCGACGCCAAGGTCTCGCCCAAGGGCGGCTTCGTCTCCTATGTCCGCGACCAGAACCTCTACATCAAGGCGCTGGCAGGCGGGGCCGAGAAGGCCCTGACCACGCAGGGCAAGGACGCCCTGTCGTTCGGCACGTCCGAGTTCGTGGCCCAGGAGGAAATGGACCGCTTCACCGGCTACTGGTGGAATCCGAACGAGACCAGCATCGCCTATACCCGCGTCGACGAAAGCACGGTCGACGTCATCCCGCGCGCCGACATCGGTCCGGGCGGCGCCAAGGTGGTCGAGCAGCGCTATCCCCGCGCCGGCCGCCCCAACGCCGTGGTCGACCTGTTCGTCCAGGACCTGGCCACCGGCAAGACCGTCCAGATCGACCTGGGTCCCAACAAGGACATCTATGTCGCCCGCGTCGACTGGTCGGCCGACGGCAAGACCCTGTACGTCCAGCGCCAGACCCGCGACCAGAAGACGGTCGAGCTGATCGCCTATGACCCGGCCACCGGCTCTAATCAAATTGTTGGGGGCAAGACGATCGTCACCGACACCGACGCCCACTGGATCGAGCTTTCCGACGACTTCAAGCCACTCAAGGACGGCACGTTCCTGTGGTCGTCCGAGAAGTCCGGCTACAAGCACCTCTATCACTACGCCGCCAGCGGCAAGCTGATCGCCCAGATCACCCAGGGCGACTGGCCGGTGAACGCCCTGGAAGGCGTCGACGAGGCCCGCAAGACCGCGATCTTCACCGCCTCGATCGACACGCCGCTGGAGCGCCGCGTCTACGAGGTCTCCTACGCCAAGCCGGGCAAGCCCAAGGCCCTGACCCCGGCCGGCGGCTGGTGGACCGCCAAGGTCGCCGAGACCGGCGGCGCCTTCACCGCCGGCTACAGCGATCCCAAGACCCCGCCCCAGACCGCGCTCTATGACGCCACGGGCAAGCGCGTGCGCTGGATCGAGGAGAACAAGCTCGACGCCAGCCATCCCTACTGGCCCTACGCCGCCAACCTGCCCGTGCCGGAGTACGGCAGGCTGAAGGCCGCCGACGGCGAGGTCTTGCACTACGAGATCCTCAAGCCGATCGGCTTCGATCCGGCCAAGAAATATCCGGCCATCGTCTCGGTCTATGGCGGCCCGCACGCCCAGACCGTCAGCCGCTCGTGGCAGAAGGTCGGCGAGCGTCCGTATCTCGAGGACGGCTATGTCATCTTCAAGCTGGACAACCGCGGCAGCTCCAACCGCTCGGCCAAGTTCAAGCGGGCGCTGGACCGCCGCATGGGCACGGTCGAGGTCGAGGATCAACTGCTGGGCGCCAAGTTCCTGGGAGGCCTGCCCTATGTCGATCCCGACAAGCTGGGCGTGATGGGCTGGTCCTACGGCGGGTTCATGACCCTGATGCTGATGACCGCTCCCGACACCCCGTTCAAGGCCGGCGCGGCCGGCGCTCCGCCCACCGAATGGGGTCTCTACGACACCCACTACACCGAGCAGTTCATGGGCAAGCCGGACGAGAACAAGGACGGCTACGCCAATTCCGACGTGCTCAATCGCCTGAAGAACCTCAAGCCGAACAGCCTGCTGCTGCTGCACGGCATGGCCGACGACAACGTCATCTTCGAGAACAGCACCCGCCTGATCGCGGCGATGGAGACCCGCGCCATCCCGTTCGAGATGATGCTCTATCCGGGCGAACGCCACAGCGCCCCCGGCAGCAAGACCAAGGGCCTGCATGTGCTGAAGACGCACCTGCAGTTCTTCGATCGGCAGCTGAAGGGGCAGTAG
- a CDS encoding thioesterase family protein translates to MTSYTDLLAAIAATDTGFTAHVTDDWRQGRTTYGGLSATLCVEAARRTFPEAPPLRSAQFAFVGPAAGDLSIQVKALRQGKSTLFVAVDLLGEQGVATHGVLTFGAARESVVAYGEVPCPVVAPPEACEWFFPGGRGGPNFTSQFEVRMAGGARPLSGGAPEYLLWIRHRDPAARSLSALIALADTPPPPAMTLFPSFGPISTMTWSLDIVGLPDPHDDGWRLLRSRAETIGDGYSTQEMAVWDGAGAPLIVARQNVAVFI, encoded by the coding sequence GTGACGTCCTACACCGACCTGCTCGCCGCCATCGCCGCCACCGACACCGGCTTCACCGCCCACGTCACCGACGACTGGCGCCAGGGCCGCACCACCTATGGCGGGCTGTCGGCGACCCTGTGCGTCGAGGCCGCGCGGCGGACCTTCCCGGAAGCCCCGCCCCTGCGTTCGGCCCAGTTCGCCTTCGTCGGGCCGGCGGCCGGCGACCTGTCGATCCAGGTGAAGGCGCTGCGCCAGGGCAAGTCGACCCTGTTCGTCGCCGTCGACCTGTTGGGCGAACAGGGCGTGGCCACGCACGGGGTGCTGACCTTCGGCGCGGCGCGGGAATCGGTAGTGGCCTATGGCGAGGTCCCCTGCCCCGTCGTGGCTCCGCCCGAGGCCTGCGAATGGTTCTTCCCCGGCGGGCGCGGCGGTCCCAACTTCACCAGCCAGTTCGAGGTGCGCATGGCCGGCGGCGCGCGACCTCTGTCCGGCGGGGCGCCGGAGTACCTACTGTGGATCCGCCATCGCGACCCGGCCGCCCGTTCGCTGTCGGCCCTGATCGCCCTGGCCGACACGCCGCCGCCGCCCGCCATGACCCTGTTCCCCAGCTTCGGACCGATCTCGACCATGACCTGGTCTCTCGACATCGTGGGCTTGCCGGACCCGCACGACGACGGCTGGCGCCTGCTGCGCAGCCGCGCGGAGACCATCGGCGACGGCTATTCGACCCAGGAAATGGCCGTCTGGGACGGCGCCGGAGCGCCGTTGATCGTTGCGCGACAGAACGTGGCGGTGTTCATCTGA
- a CDS encoding amidase — MIRKTLLIGGAAAALLATTANAQAVKTSAVTATEASLAAIKARNDQLHAVIALNPHALADARALDAERKAGKVRGPLHGVPILLKDNIESADDTATTAGSLALKDNVTGRDAPLVRRLTDAGMVILGKTNLSEWANIRSGHSISGWSAVGGTVRNPYVLDRSACGSSSGSGAAVAADLAPAAIGTETDGSITCPAAINGLVGLKPTVGLVSRTHIVPISHSQDTAGPMTRTVTDAALVLTAIAGSDPADPATKEADARKTDYAKGLSKDALKGVTLAVARFYTGYSPGTDAVFEQALKDLKAQGATLVEVKDFNEEPIGKAEGVVLYTELKVDLNAYLASTDPKKVKTRTLEDLIAFNKATPKEMEWFGQESFEKAQATKGYDDPEYIKAAADAKRLAGPEGIDKILKDTGAIAIVAPTTGPAWTIDPLNGDHYGGSSTTLPAVAGYPHLTVPMGDVGGLPVGLSFIGPAWSEARLLNLGYAYEQATHRRIEPKFLPTVAPEK, encoded by the coding sequence GTGATCCGGAAAACCTTGCTGATCGGTGGTGCGGCGGCCGCACTGCTCGCGACCACGGCGAACGCCCAAGCCGTTAAAACCTCGGCGGTGACCGCCACCGAAGCCTCCCTGGCGGCGATCAAGGCCAGGAACGACCAGCTCCATGCCGTCATCGCTCTGAACCCGCACGCGCTGGCCGACGCCCGGGCGCTGGACGCCGAGCGCAAGGCCGGCAAGGTTCGCGGACCGCTGCACGGCGTGCCGATCCTGCTGAAGGACAATATCGAGAGCGCCGACGACACGGCCACCACCGCCGGCTCCCTGGCCCTGAAGGACAATGTCACCGGCCGCGACGCCCCGCTGGTCAGGCGGCTGACCGACGCCGGCATGGTGATCCTGGGCAAGACCAACCTGTCGGAATGGGCCAACATCCGCTCCGGCCACTCGATCAGCGGCTGGAGCGCCGTGGGCGGCACGGTGCGCAACCCCTATGTGCTGGACCGCAGCGCCTGCGGCTCGTCCAGCGGTTCGGGCGCGGCGGTGGCGGCGGACCTGGCGCCGGCGGCGATCGGCACCGAGACCGACGGCTCGATCACCTGCCCCGCCGCGATCAACGGCCTGGTCGGCCTCAAGCCCACCGTCGGCCTGGTGTCGCGCACCCACATCGTGCCGATCAGCCACAGCCAGGACACCGCCGGCCCGATGACCCGCACGGTCACCGACGCGGCCCTGGTGCTGACCGCCATCGCCGGTTCCGACCCCGCCGACCCGGCGACCAAGGAGGCCGACGCCCGCAAGACCGACTACGCCAAGGGCTTGTCGAAGGACGCTCTGAAGGGCGTCACCCTGGCCGTCGCCCGCTTCTACACCGGCTATTCGCCCGGCACGGATGCGGTGTTCGAACAGGCGCTGAAGGACCTCAAGGCCCAGGGCGCGACCCTGGTCGAGGTCAAGGACTTCAACGAGGAGCCCATCGGCAAGGCCGAGGGCGTGGTGCTCTATACCGAGCTGAAGGTCGACCTGAACGCCTATCTGGCCTCGACCGACCCGAAAAAGGTCAAGACCCGCACCCTGGAAGACCTGATCGCCTTCAACAAGGCGACCCCGAAGGAGATGGAATGGTTCGGCCAGGAGAGCTTCGAGAAGGCCCAGGCCACCAAGGGCTATGACGATCCCGAGTACATCAAGGCCGCCGCCGACGCCAAGCGTCTGGCCGGTCCCGAGGGAATCGACAAGATCCTCAAGGACACCGGCGCGATCGCCATCGTCGCCCCGACCACCGGCCCGGCCTGGACCATCGACCCGCTGAACGGCGACCACTACGGCGGCTCGTCCACCACCCTACCCGCCGTGGCCGGCTACCCGCACCTGACCGTGCCCATGGGCGACGTCGGCGGCCTGCCCGTGGGCCTCAGCTTCATCGGCCCGGCCTGGAGCGAGGCGCGGCTGCTGAACCTGGGCTACGCCTACGAACAGGCGACGCATCGTCGGATCGAGCCGAAGTTCCTGCCGACGGTGGCGCCGGAGAAATAG